The following proteins are encoded in a genomic region of Corylus avellana chromosome ca4, CavTom2PMs-1.0:
- the LOC132179751 gene encoding ubiquitin-conjugating enzyme E2 variant 1B-like, producing the protein MGSEGSSVVVPRNFRLLEELERGEKGIGDGTVSYGMDDADDIFMQSWTGTVIGPSNTVHEGRIYQLKLFCGKDYPDNPPTVRFQTRINMTCVNQETGVVEPSLFPMLANWQREYTMEDILTQLKKDMMSPQNRKLTQPPEGNEEGRIDQKGLVLKCCIL; encoded by the exons ATGGGCTCTGAGGGATCTAGTGTTGTCG TTCCTAGGAATTTCAGATTACTGGAAGAACTTGAGAGAGGTGAAAAAGGAATTGGGGATGGAACTGTCAGCTATGGAATGGATGATGCTGATGATATATTCATGCAGTCGTGGACAGGGACTGTCATTGGTCCCTCCaat ACTGTTCATGAAGGGAGAATCTACCAGTTGAAGCTGTTCTGCGGGAAGGATTATCCAGATAACCCACCAACTGTTAGGTTCCAGACCCGGATAAACATGACTTGTGTCAATCAAGAAACTGGAGTG GTTGAACCTAGTTTGTTTCCCATGCTTGCTAATTGGCAAAGGGAGTATACAATGGAGGACATATTGACTCAACTGAAGAAAGATATGATGTCTCCCCAAAACCGGAAGCTAACTCAGCCTCCTGAAG GCAATGAAGAGGGGAGGATCGATCAAAAGGGGCTAGTTCTGAAATGTTGTATTCTTTAA